Proteins encoded by one window of Sorangium aterium:
- a CDS encoding TetR/AcrR family transcriptional regulator, whose protein sequence is MSTSPQKPRKDPRQERSRSTVDAILEAAGQLIEREEEAKQGRVSTTHIAERAGVSVGSLYQYFPNREALVAALLRRFVQKRFAEIRRVLDEVEPLPLEAALHRLAGRLIELELAHARVMRALMKWFVRVGDFDLIADADREAEAALAELLVRIRPKTRAVDPQLGGFFLFHAMRNTLGMAAFREGDMLRAPAAQAELTRLLYGYLRPD, encoded by the coding sequence GTGAGCACGTCGCCGCAGAAGCCGCGCAAGGATCCGCGCCAGGAGCGCTCGCGCAGCACGGTCGACGCCATCCTCGAGGCCGCCGGTCAGCTGATCGAGCGCGAAGAGGAGGCGAAGCAGGGCCGTGTATCGACCACGCACATCGCCGAGCGCGCCGGCGTCAGCGTGGGCTCGCTGTATCAGTACTTCCCCAACCGCGAGGCGCTGGTCGCGGCGCTCTTGCGCCGCTTCGTGCAAAAACGCTTCGCCGAGATCCGCCGGGTGCTCGACGAGGTCGAGCCGCTCCCGCTGGAGGCGGCGTTGCACCGGCTGGCCGGCCGGCTGATCGAGCTCGAGCTGGCCCACGCGCGCGTGATGAGGGCGCTCATGAAGTGGTTCGTGCGGGTGGGCGACTTCGATCTGATCGCCGACGCCGATCGCGAGGCCGAGGCCGCGCTGGCCGAGCTCCTGGTGCGCATCCGGCCCAAGACCCGCGCGGTGGATCCGCAGCTCGGCGGCTTCTTCCTGTTCCACGCAATGCGAAACACCTTGGGCATGGCGGCCTTCCGCGAGGGCGACATGCTGCGCGCGCCGGCCGCGCAGGCCGAGCTCACCCGGCTTTTGTACGGCTATTTACGGCCCGACTGA
- a CDS encoding GMC family oxidoreductase, protein MFRSSLSSSPRPAGAAELVVVGAGSAGAVIAARVTERADREVLLLEAGPDYPDPEGLPADLRDGTRNSWLAHDWGYRHRPTPGQIMFLFPRGKVVGGSSAVNTCIAVRGQPYDYDEWAALGLPEWGFDACLPYFKRLEDDLDFGEPWHGKGGPVPIRRARREELVPWQAAFVDGCRALGHPECADTNDPRAPGGVGPHAMNKIDGQRMSAARCYLTAEVRRRENLRLRPRTTVRRVLVRNRRVEGVEIETDGRVEVVATRKVVLSAGAIATPGILLRSGIGPRAELARLGVALVSDVPAVGARLLDHPGAAIGLWPRRRGLIDVLRQPLVQTMLRYTSRGSQYPNDVMLQPGSFFPLHPRLTIPAFAIACCIGKPRGVGRIEHLSADPHARPRIVSNLLVDRDDLSRAVDALELAYEIARTAPMRELGWFVWPMERTLRRREALERWIYRSCGSGYHPCGTAPMGPEGDVSAAVDGRGRVRGVEGLVVADASIMPTIPSVNTNLTALMIGERFGEWLRDGAV, encoded by the coding sequence GTGTTTCGATCGTCACTGTCCTCTTCGCCCCGCCCGGCCGGCGCCGCCGAGCTCGTCGTCGTCGGGGCCGGCTCGGCGGGCGCCGTGATCGCGGCGCGCGTCACGGAGCGCGCGGATCGCGAGGTCCTGCTGCTCGAGGCTGGCCCGGACTACCCGGACCCGGAGGGCCTGCCCGCCGATCTGCGGGACGGCACCCGCAACTCGTGGCTCGCGCACGACTGGGGCTATCGCCACCGGCCGACGCCCGGGCAGATCATGTTCCTCTTCCCGCGCGGCAAGGTGGTCGGCGGCTCGTCGGCCGTGAACACGTGCATCGCGGTCCGCGGCCAGCCTTACGACTACGACGAGTGGGCGGCGCTCGGCCTTCCCGAGTGGGGCTTCGACGCCTGCCTGCCCTATTTCAAGCGCCTCGAGGACGATCTCGACTTCGGCGAGCCCTGGCACGGCAAGGGCGGCCCGGTGCCGATCCGCCGCGCCCGGCGCGAGGAGCTCGTGCCGTGGCAGGCGGCGTTCGTCGACGGGTGCAGGGCGCTCGGCCACCCCGAGTGCGCGGACACCAACGATCCGCGCGCGCCCGGCGGCGTCGGGCCGCACGCGATGAACAAGATCGACGGACAGCGCATGAGCGCGGCGCGCTGCTACCTGACCGCCGAGGTGCGCCGGCGCGAGAACCTTCGGCTCCGGCCGCGCACGACGGTGCGGCGGGTGCTCGTGCGGAACCGCCGCGTCGAGGGGGTCGAGATCGAGACCGACGGGCGCGTCGAGGTCGTCGCGACGCGGAAGGTGGTGCTGAGCGCCGGCGCGATCGCGACGCCGGGGATCCTCCTGCGCAGCGGGATCGGGCCGCGGGCCGAGCTCGCGCGCCTCGGGGTCGCGCTCGTGTCCGACGTGCCCGCCGTGGGGGCGCGGCTGCTCGATCATCCGGGGGCCGCCATCGGCCTGTGGCCGCGCCGCCGCGGCCTGATCGACGTCCTTCGCCAGCCGCTCGTCCAGACGATGCTCCGCTACACGTCGCGCGGCAGCCAGTACCCGAACGACGTGATGCTCCAGCCGGGCTCGTTCTTCCCGCTGCACCCGCGCCTCACGATACCGGCGTTCGCGATCGCGTGCTGCATCGGCAAGCCGCGCGGCGTCGGCCGCATCGAGCACCTGAGCGCCGATCCGCACGCGCGGCCCCGCATCGTCTCGAACCTGCTCGTCGACCGCGACGACCTGTCGCGCGCGGTCGACGCGCTGGAGCTCGCGTACGAGATCGCCCGCACCGCGCCGATGCGCGAGCTCGGCTGGTTCGTCTGGCCGATGGAGCGCACGCTGAGGCGGCGCGAGGCGCTGGAGCGGTGGATCTACAGGAGCTGCGGCTCGGGCTACCACCCGTGCGGGACGGCCCCGATGGGGCCCGAGGGGGACGTCTCGGCGGCGGTCGACGGGCGCGGGCGGGTCCGCGGCGTCGAGGGCCTCGTCGTCGCGGACGCGAGCATCATGCCGACCATCCCGAGCGTGAACACGAACCTGACAGCGCTGATGATCGGCGAGCGGTTCGGCGAGTGGCTCCGCGACGGCGCGGTGTAG
- a CDS encoding molybdopterin oxidoreductase: METPRFIQGVYSFEGQGLEQPVPLRPAVGYTVPRDKRAQLIYLRAGNSTSELIYLLLKRDGHPMRYFPIGAKGAIHVPLVIVEDIHPESVIELCVGAPEGARGLATIDIGLAEI; this comes from the coding sequence TTGGAAACACCGAGGTTCATACAGGGTGTCTACTCGTTCGAGGGGCAGGGCCTGGAGCAGCCGGTGCCCCTTCGTCCTGCGGTCGGGTACACCGTCCCGCGGGACAAGCGCGCTCAGCTCATCTACCTGCGCGCGGGCAACTCCACGTCCGAGCTCATCTACCTGCTCCTCAAGCGCGACGGGCACCCGATGCGCTATTTCCCGATCGGCGCCAAGGGGGCGATCCACGTGCCCCTCGTGATCGTGGAGGACATCCACCCGGAGAGCGTGATCGAGCTGTGCGTGGGCGCGCCCGAAGGCGCGCGCGGGCTCGCGACGATCGACATCGGCCTGGCGGAGATCTGA
- the nirB gene encoding nitrite reductase large subunit NirB, whose protein sequence is MQKKRKLVLIGNGMAGVRTVEEILARGGADQFEITIFGDEPYGNYNRILLSEVLNGSQDPSEIFLNPLAWYRENGVQLHAGVRARAIHRHSRQVTGDHGVVAPYDNLIIATGSSPYIPPIQGVRLEGGREKPGVFVFRSLDDCHKIAQYARGKRSAAVIGGGLLGLEAARGLQNFGLDVHVVHISGHLMGQQLDATAGGILRTTLEQLGVTVHLNKSTKEVLGDDRVTGLRFADDETLACDLVVISAGIRPNVEIALRAGLTVERGIVVDNHMRSPDDPRVYAVGECAQHRGQVYGLVAPLWEQGKVLADHITKRNEKASYAGSKVSTKLKVMGIQLASMGITEPADDRDEIVQFLEPKKGTYKKLIIRDGRLLGGILLGDVSKAAYLMQAFDKSTPLPEERLSLLFDIGAPSPQATIEEMPQGMQVCNCNGVTKEGLVACVRSGKRTLRTVMDATRAGMGCGACKQLVSEVVAWACGGAAEQDPAASYYVPGVPLSKPELVQAIRERRLRSVSAVFRELAGGNEDPGSKPGLASLLRTLWHHEYDDERDARFINDRVHANIQKDGTFSVIPQIAGGITSAAQLRRIADVVDKYRVPLVKLTGGQRIDLLGVKKEDLPAVWRDLEMPSGFAYGKSYRTCKSCVGSDFCRYGLGDSIALAVKIEDRFQGMDTPAKLKLATAGCPRNCSEAMVKDVGAVAVEGGKWEIYVGGAAGAHVRKGDVLCTVDAHEDVLRLMGRFIQYYRENARYLERTYGFVERVGIQKIRAVVVDDSEGIAARLDEEMRKTVEAYRDPWREAYAPATPNQFRSVLPIVQ, encoded by the coding sequence ATGCAGAAGAAGCGAAAGCTCGTGTTGATAGGCAACGGGATGGCCGGCGTCCGCACGGTCGAGGAGATCCTCGCGCGGGGCGGCGCCGATCAGTTCGAGATCACCATCTTCGGCGACGAGCCCTATGGCAATTACAACCGCATCCTGCTCTCGGAGGTGCTGAACGGCTCCCAGGACCCGAGCGAGATCTTCCTGAATCCCCTGGCCTGGTACCGGGAGAACGGCGTCCAGCTCCACGCGGGCGTGCGCGCGCGGGCCATCCACCGGCACTCGCGCCAGGTGACCGGCGATCACGGGGTCGTCGCGCCCTATGACAACCTGATCATCGCGACGGGCAGCTCTCCGTACATCCCGCCGATCCAGGGGGTGCGGCTGGAGGGCGGCAGGGAGAAGCCCGGTGTGTTCGTGTTCCGCAGCCTGGACGACTGCCACAAGATCGCCCAGTACGCGCGGGGCAAGCGGAGCGCCGCGGTCATCGGCGGCGGGCTCCTCGGGCTCGAGGCCGCGCGCGGGCTGCAGAACTTCGGCCTCGACGTCCACGTCGTCCACATCAGCGGTCACCTGATGGGGCAGCAGCTCGACGCCACGGCGGGCGGCATCCTGAGGACCACGCTGGAGCAGCTCGGCGTGACGGTGCACCTCAACAAGAGCACGAAGGAGGTGCTCGGAGACGACCGCGTGACGGGGCTCCGCTTCGCCGACGACGAGACGCTCGCCTGCGATCTCGTGGTGATCTCCGCGGGCATCCGGCCGAACGTGGAGATCGCCCTGCGCGCCGGCCTGACCGTCGAGCGCGGGATCGTGGTGGACAACCACATGCGCTCGCCCGACGACCCGAGGGTCTACGCCGTCGGCGAGTGCGCGCAGCACCGGGGGCAGGTCTACGGGCTCGTGGCGCCGCTCTGGGAGCAGGGCAAGGTGCTGGCCGACCACATCACGAAGCGCAACGAGAAGGCCTCCTACGCCGGCTCGAAGGTCTCCACGAAGCTGAAGGTCATGGGCATCCAGCTCGCCTCGATGGGCATCACCGAGCCCGCCGACGATCGCGACGAGATCGTGCAGTTCCTCGAGCCGAAGAAGGGCACGTACAAGAAGCTCATCATCCGCGACGGCAGGCTGCTCGGCGGCATCCTCCTCGGCGACGTCAGCAAGGCCGCGTACCTGATGCAGGCGTTCGACAAGAGCACGCCGCTCCCGGAAGAGCGGCTGTCGCTGCTGTTCGATATCGGCGCGCCCTCGCCGCAGGCGACGATCGAGGAGATGCCGCAGGGGATGCAGGTCTGCAACTGCAACGGCGTCACCAAGGAGGGCCTCGTCGCGTGTGTGCGCTCCGGCAAGCGGACGCTCCGGACCGTCATGGACGCGACGCGGGCTGGCATGGGCTGCGGCGCCTGCAAGCAGCTCGTCTCGGAGGTCGTGGCGTGGGCGTGCGGGGGCGCGGCGGAGCAGGACCCCGCGGCCAGCTACTACGTGCCTGGCGTTCCGCTGAGCAAGCCCGAGCTGGTCCAGGCGATCCGCGAGAGGAGGCTACGGTCGGTGTCCGCCGTGTTCCGCGAGCTCGCCGGCGGGAACGAGGACCCGGGGAGCAAGCCGGGGCTCGCGTCGCTGCTCCGCACGTTATGGCACCACGAATACGACGACGAGCGCGACGCCCGCTTCATCAACGACCGAGTTCACGCCAACATCCAGAAGGACGGCACCTTCAGCGTGATCCCGCAGATCGCCGGGGGCATCACGTCGGCCGCGCAGCTGCGGCGGATCGCGGACGTCGTCGACAAGTACCGCGTGCCGCTCGTGAAGCTCACCGGCGGCCAGCGCATCGACCTGCTCGGCGTGAAGAAGGAGGACCTGCCGGCGGTGTGGCGCGACCTCGAGATGCCCTCGGGGTTCGCTTACGGAAAGTCGTACCGCACGTGCAAGAGCTGCGTGGGGAGCGATTTCTGCCGGTACGGGCTCGGCGACAGCATCGCGCTCGCCGTGAAGATCGAGGACCGCTTCCAGGGCATGGACACGCCGGCCAAGCTGAAGCTCGCGACGGCGGGCTGTCCACGCAACTGCTCCGAGGCGATGGTGAAGGACGTCGGGGCCGTCGCGGTGGAGGGCGGCAAGTGGGAGATCTACGTGGGCGGCGCGGCCGGCGCCCACGTGCGCAAGGGCGACGTGCTGTGCACGGTCGACGCGCACGAGGACGTGCTCCGGCTCATGGGCCGCTTCATCCAGTATTACCGCGAGAACGCCAGGTACCTGGAGCGGACGTACGGCTTCGTGGAGCGCGTCGGCATCCAGAAGATCCGCGCCGTGGTCGTGGACGACAGCGAGGGCATCGCGGCGCGCCTCGACGAGGAGATGCGGAAGACGGTTGAGGCGTACCGCGATCCGTGGAGAGAGGCGTACGCCCCGGCGACGCCGAACCAGTTCCGATCGGTGCTGCCGATCGTGCAATGA
- a CDS encoding Rieske (2Fe-2S) protein — translation MEITIGPLSAIPPGEGRAFEVGSERIAVFVTREGRVFATQASCPHRGGPLVDGLLGGCTLICPLHAQKFNLETGEALSGGEGLKTYPVRLSATNQILVRIEGGVG, via the coding sequence ATGGAGATCACGATTGGACCCCTGTCGGCGATCCCGCCGGGCGAGGGGCGCGCGTTCGAGGTCGGATCGGAGCGCATCGCGGTGTTCGTGACGCGCGAAGGCCGCGTGTTCGCCACGCAGGCGAGCTGTCCGCACCGCGGCGGCCCGCTGGTCGACGGGCTGCTCGGCGGCTGCACGCTCATCTGCCCGCTGCACGCCCAGAAGTTCAACCTGGAGACGGGAGAGGCCCTGAGCGGCGGGGAGGGGCTCAAGACCTATCCCGTCCGCCTGAGCGCGACGAACCAGATCCTGGTGCGGATCGAGGGCGGCGTGGGCTGA
- a CDS encoding lipase family protein, translated as MRIEAVRVRKDVRSSASIAFARPVSENIDYMVNKPEGAHDDLIAGLLAVASVYAYSDIYTFAETMVETGLGGGAEIVGIANAIPEMFVDTNAYLIQTADKRLAVLSIRGTRMTNISNWFGDASIASVMYTTSSFVETFAGRIHGGFLQIASVMMPSIYRMLKYALKGYSICAGAVRENAKFQDCVTEASWRGEMNRPGTEREEEPGVAGHLPPLPPENAPNKLEALYITGHSLGGALAVLMAATLRWPLSEKLRGIYTYGQPMVGDKRTAERYQPKFGHKLYRHIYGVDVIPRLPPLTMGRFVHFGKEFASSHRGWVPRSGAVTPVCTGTGAAVLGLFGLLQEQLIGVPSLQRLPLPYSLADHKPLNYLYMSWADFVVGAAVPMIG; from the coding sequence ATGAGGATCGAGGCGGTTCGTGTCCGCAAAGATGTGCGTTCCAGCGCGAGCATCGCCTTCGCGCGTCCGGTCAGCGAAAACATCGATTACATGGTGAACAAGCCAGAGGGGGCGCACGACGACCTCATCGCCGGCCTCCTCGCCGTCGCGTCGGTGTATGCATACTCGGACATCTACACGTTCGCCGAGACGATGGTTGAAACCGGCTTGGGCGGCGGGGCCGAGATCGTCGGCATCGCCAACGCTATCCCGGAGATGTTCGTAGATACGAACGCCTACCTCATCCAGACCGCGGACAAGCGGCTGGCGGTCCTCTCCATCCGGGGGACGAGGATGACGAACATCAGCAATTGGTTCGGGGACGCTAGCATCGCCTCGGTCATGTACACGACGAGCTCGTTCGTCGAGACCTTCGCAGGGCGTATCCATGGCGGCTTCCTTCAAATCGCTTCGGTGATGATGCCCTCAATCTATCGCATGCTCAAATACGCCTTGAAGGGCTATTCCATCTGCGCCGGCGCGGTCCGGGAAAATGCCAAATTCCAGGATTGTGTGACGGAGGCATCGTGGCGTGGCGAGATGAACCGACCGGGCACCGAGAGAGAAGAGGAACCGGGCGTCGCGGGTCATCTCCCGCCGCTGCCCCCGGAGAACGCCCCGAACAAGCTGGAAGCGCTCTACATCACCGGTCACAGCCTAGGCGGCGCGCTCGCCGTCTTGATGGCGGCGACGCTTCGGTGGCCCCTCAGCGAAAAGCTGCGCGGCATTTACACCTACGGGCAACCGATGGTCGGCGACAAGCGCACGGCCGAGAGGTACCAGCCAAAATTCGGCCACAAACTCTACCGCCACATCTATGGTGTGGACGTGATTCCGCGCCTGCCCCCGCTCACGATGGGGAGGTTCGTGCATTTCGGCAAGGAGTTCGCATCGAGCCATCGAGGGTGGGTGCCCCGCAGCGGGGCCGTGACCCCGGTGTGCACGGGTACGGGGGCGGCTGTTCTTGGTCTCTTCGGCCTCCTTCAGGAACAGCTGATCGGCGTCCCGTCACTTCAGCGGTTGCCCCTGCCTTACTCCTTGGCCGATCACAAGCCGCTTAACTACCTGTACATGTCATGGGCGGATTTCGTCGTGGGCGCCGCTGTCCCGATGATCGGGTGA
- a CDS encoding serine/threonine protein kinase yields the protein MEDYPAASDYVPGVPLSKPELVQAIRERRLRSVSAVFRELAGGNEEPGSKPGLALPLRTLWHHEDEAEPLDRASLGTLPERVARHATLPGGFPFVMVDPTTAAPLAPGTVLGGDFRIVRPLSQGGMGAVFVAEQLSTGKPRAVKLMHAQLAQDPRFRERFEQEARVGARIDSDHVVEVVAAGVEPATQTPWLAMELLDGADLSAVMAQRGALPPDEVRELMGQLCHALGAAHRAGVVHRDLKPENIFIARPRQQNVRFKVKVLDFGVAKIVAEARATTSVTASVGTPLWMAPEQTELAAQVVPASDVWALGLLAFYLLTARVYWMEPSRGPGASVMSLMREVLFGPLDPPSARAAQLGCAHLIPPGFDAWFARCLARDVRARFADAAQAMAALDPVLAAAAHRSAPLQAVPSMPTPPVYSGHSGPITAPTQPGVSRTDVGGMTGGTLVPVPALPPRRAPWGLLLAIAGGGLVAVAALLVGGFVAFQRLRAADRADGAPTAPLYGGGDAPTGGAPTPPARPSSAAASSDVDLAGTYDIVSSRNPGGQGSYTGNVLLSRSGDTYRIAWIITKGAGYEGIAFVQGQTLAVGWASGGPYGAAAYRIDGGRLHGQWIATDRPGQVTTEELEGPEGLVGSYRIVDGARKGTVVIVPTGETYAVTWALSTGALKGVGIRSGDQLVVGWSPSQQVGVVSYAIAGRQLAGRWGTLGGTLAGSEALVRR from the coding sequence GTGGAGGACTACCCCGCGGCGAGCGACTACGTGCCCGGCGTTCCGCTGAGCAAGCCCGAGCTCGTCCAGGCGATCCGCGAGCGCAGGCTCAGGTCGGTGTCCGCCGTCTTCCGCGAGCTCGCCGGCGGGAACGAGGAGCCGGGGAGCAAGCCGGGGCTCGCGTTGCCGCTCCGCACGCTATGGCACCACGAAGACGAGGCGGAGCCCCTCGATCGCGCGTCTTTGGGTACGCTACCGGAGCGCGTCGCGCGTCACGCGACGTTGCCTGGAGGGTTCCCGTTCGTCATGGTCGACCCCACGACAGCCGCACCGCTCGCCCCCGGCACCGTCCTCGGGGGCGATTTCCGCATCGTTCGCCCCCTGAGCCAGGGGGGCATGGGCGCCGTGTTCGTCGCCGAGCAGCTCTCGACGGGCAAGCCGCGCGCGGTGAAGCTGATGCACGCGCAGCTCGCGCAGGACCCGCGCTTCCGCGAGCGCTTCGAGCAGGAGGCGAGGGTAGGGGCGCGGATCGACAGCGATCACGTCGTCGAGGTCGTCGCCGCGGGGGTCGAGCCCGCGACGCAGACGCCCTGGCTGGCGATGGAGCTGCTCGACGGGGCCGACCTTTCGGCCGTGATGGCGCAGCGCGGCGCGCTGCCGCCCGACGAGGTGCGCGAGCTGATGGGGCAGCTGTGCCACGCGCTCGGCGCGGCGCACCGCGCGGGCGTCGTCCACCGCGATCTCAAGCCCGAGAACATCTTCATCGCGCGGCCGCGGCAGCAGAACGTCCGCTTCAAGGTGAAGGTGCTCGACTTCGGCGTCGCGAAGATCGTGGCCGAGGCGCGGGCGACGACGTCGGTCACCGCGTCGGTCGGGACGCCGCTCTGGATGGCGCCCGAGCAGACCGAGCTCGCTGCGCAGGTCGTCCCGGCGTCGGACGTCTGGGCGCTCGGGCTGCTCGCGTTCTACCTGCTCACCGCGCGCGTCTACTGGATGGAGCCGAGCCGTGGGCCCGGCGCCTCGGTCATGTCGCTCATGCGCGAGGTGCTGTTCGGCCCGCTGGATCCGCCGTCCGCCCGCGCCGCGCAGCTCGGCTGCGCGCACCTGATCCCCCCCGGCTTCGACGCTTGGTTCGCCCGGTGCCTCGCCCGCGACGTCCGCGCTCGCTTCGCCGACGCGGCGCAGGCCATGGCGGCGCTCGATCCCGTGCTCGCCGCGGCCGCCCACAGGTCCGCGCCGCTGCAGGCCGTGCCCTCCATGCCCACACCCCCGGTCTATTCCGGCCATTCCGGGCCGATCACCGCGCCGACCCAGCCGGGGGTCTCCCGCACCGACGTCGGCGGCATGACCGGCGGCACGCTCGTCCCGGTGCCGGCGTTGCCTCCGCGCAGGGCGCCCTGGGGCCTGCTGCTTGCGATCGCCGGGGGCGGGCTGGTCGCCGTTGCCGCGCTCCTGGTCGGCGGCTTCGTGGCCTTCCAGCGGCTCCGCGCGGCGGACCGCGCCGACGGCGCGCCGACAGCGCCGCTGTACGGCGGGGGCGATGCGCCCACGGGTGGGGCGCCGACGCCGCCGGCCAGGCCGTCGAGCGCCGCGGCGAGCAGCGACGTCGATCTGGCCGGCACCTACGACATCGTGTCGTCGCGCAACCCGGGAGGGCAGGGCAGCTACACGGGCAACGTCCTCCTCTCCCGGAGCGGCGACACGTACCGCATCGCCTGGATCATCACGAAGGGCGCGGGCTACGAGGGGATCGCGTTCGTGCAGGGGCAGACGCTCGCCGTGGGATGGGCGAGCGGCGGGCCCTACGGCGCGGCCGCCTACCGCATCGACGGCGGCCGCCTCCACGGGCAGTGGATCGCCACGGACCGGCCAGGCCAGGTGACGACCGAGGAGCTGGAGGGCCCTGAAGGGCTGGTCGGCAGCTACCGGATCGTCGACGGCGCTCGCAAGGGCACGGTCGTCATCGTGCCCACGGGCGAGACGTACGCCGTCACGTGGGCGCTGAGCACCGGCGCGCTGAAGGGGGTAGGCATCCGCTCGGGCGATCAGCTCGTCGTGGGCTGGTCGCCGAGCCAGCAGGTCGGGGTGGTCAGCTATGCGATCGCGGGCCGGCAGCTCGCGGGGCGATGGGGGACCCTGGGCGGCACGCTGGCGGGGAGCGAGGCGCTGGTGCGCCGCTGA